The genomic region AAAGCTATGACCAGATCAAAGACTATATTGACCGCGAAGATTTCATTGATGGCGGCTTTTCGCCCGCATCAAAACTTGATCTTACCTCTGACCTCGCAGCAGAGGATGATCAAACGTCTTGAGGCAGACGCAACAATGCCACAGCATCGCGTGCCAACGGATGCAATCGGCCAGCCTGTGACGGGTCACTCACCAGATGCGCGAAATCAGCGCGCATCTCTGGCCCCCAAAAATCGTTCAGATGGGCCGCAACACGTTCGGCCAAGTCATCGCCTTTTTGGCTTTCGAAAAATGTGGCGATCTGGTTCGCCATCGTAATCAGCTTATCCGATGCCATAGTGATCTATCCTTGTTCTATCCGCTCGGGATGCGTGAAAATTTCAAATTGACCTTTGCGCGCCAATGCCGCCACGCACAGACCCGCCTGATCTGCAACATCCAAGGCCAACGCGGTTGGTGCGGAAACCGCGATCAGCACGGGCGCGCCTGCGATAACGGTTTTTTGCACCATCTCAACCGAGACGCGGCTGGTGATCACAATCGCGCCCGCAGTCGGATCAATATGTGCCGCCCCCATCGCGCCGATCAGCTTATCAAGCGCATTGTGCCGCCCGACATCCTCGCGCGCCAAGACAATGCCCTGTGAGGGCTGAAAAAAACCCGCCGCGTGAACCGCATGGGTTTCATCGTGCAAAGGTTGGTGCCCCCGCAAGGCCTCCGCCGCGCCCAAAAGCGGGGTGAGGGGCAAAGGGGCTATATCGTGCGGTAAGGGCGCGATATCCCGCATCGCTTGCGCAAGGCTGTCAATACCACACAGCCCACATCCCACAGGGCCCATCATCGAGCGCCGCCGCGCCTGCAAGGCCTGCGATTGCGCGGCATCAAACCAAAGCCGCGCTTCAATGCCTTCACCCGCCTCGTGGCGGACAATCTCAATCTCGCGAATATCGGCATCGCTTGCGATAAAGCCTTCGGTCTTGGCAAAGCCCCGCGCGAAATCTTCGAGATCACGCGGGGTGGCCATCATGACCGCTTGCGTGCCCCCATCAAAGACCATGGCCACAGGGCATTCTTCGGCCAAGGCACGATCTTCGGACGTCAGGCCGTCACGGGTGGCTTTTACCACCGCGCGCGCCAAGGGGGCCGCAGCCATGGCTATTCCGCCGCTGGCAGGATACGCCGCGCCGCCTTGGCCTGCGCCTCATAGCTTTCTTGCCATTCAGTCGGGCCATTTGATTGCGACACTTGTACCGCTGTCACCTTATATTCAGGGCAATTCGTGGCCCAATCCGAGAAATCGGTGGTGATCACATTGGCCTGCGTCTGCGGGTGGTGGAAGGTTGTATAGACCACACCTGGGCTGACGCGATCAGTGATCTTGGCGCGCAGGGATGTCTCGCCTGACCGCGAGGCCAGCTTGACGTAATCGCCCTCCTTGATCCCGCGTGTTTCTGCGTCATGGGGATGGATTTCCAACACATCCTCCTCATGCCAGACGGTGTTTTCCGTGCGCCGTGTCTGCGCCCCCACATTATACTGGCTCAAGATACGCCCTGTGGTCAGCAAAAGCGGGAAGCGCGGCCCTGTGCGCTCATCGGTGGCAACATATTCAGTCAGAATAAAGCGCCCCTTGCCACGCACAAACCCATCGACATGCATCAATGGCGTGCCCTCTGGGTTTGCCTCATTGCACGGCCATTGCACGCTGCCTTTTTCCTCAAGCACCGCATAATCAACGCCAGCAAAGCTTGGGGTGGTGGCGGCAATTTCCTCCATGATTTGAGACGGGTGCGTATAGTTCCACCCAGCCCCCATGGCATTGGCCAAGGCTTGCGTTACTTCCCAATCAGCCATCCCTGCCTTTGGCGCCATGACTTCGCGCACGCGGTTGATGCGGCGCTCAGCATTGGTGAAGGTGCCATCTTTCTCAAGGAAGGTTGAGCCAGGCAAGAAAACATGGGCGTAATTCGCAGTTTCGTTCAAGAAAAGATCATGCACGATCACGCAGTCCATCGCGGCCAAGCCTGCCGCGACATGTTTGGTATCTGGGTCAGACTGAAGGATATCTTCGCCTTGGCAGTAAAGCCCTTTAAACTTACCCGCCACTGCCGCATCCAACATATTGGGAATGCGCAGGCCCGGCTCTGGGTCAATCTCAACACCCCAAGCTTGTTCAAAAATAGCGCGCACATCGGCGTTTTTGACATGGCGATAGCCCGGCAATTCATGCGGGAAAGACCCCATATCACACGAGCCTTGCACGTTATTTTGCCCACGCAGCGGGTTCACACCCACCCCTTCGCGGCCCACATTGCCCGTAAGCATCGCCAAATTGGCGATCCCCATCACTGTGGTCGAGCCTTGGGAATGCTCCGTGACACCCAAGCCGTAATAAATCGCCCCATTACCGCCCGTTGCATATAGGCGCGCTGCGGCGCTGAGTTCCGCAGCAGGCACACCCGTCAAGGCCTCAACCGCCTCGGGGCTATGGCGCGGGTCAGAAATAAATTCTGCGTAATCCTCGAACTCATCCCAATCGCAGCGCTCGCGGATATAGGCCTCGTTCGCAAGACCTTCGGTGACAATCACATGGGCCATGGCCGTAACAACCGCCACATTGGTGCCTGGTTTCAACGGCAGGTGATGCGCGGCCTTGATATGGGCGGATTTCACCAGATCAATGCGGCGTGGGTCGATCACGATCAGCTTTGCCCCTTGGCGCAGGCGCTTTTTCAGACGGCTTGCGAAAACGGGGTGGCCATCGGTTGGGTTGGCCCCAATCACGACAACCACATCCGCATGTGCGACCGAGTCAAAATCTTGCGTCCCTGCCGATGTGCCAAAGGTCTGGCCCAAGCCATAACCGGTTGGCGAATGACAGACCCGCGCACAAGTGTCGGTGTTGTTATTGCCGAACACCGCACGCGCCAATTTTTGCACAAGGAAGGTTTCTTCGTTCGTGCAACGGCTTGAGGTGATCACGCCGATGGATTTCTGGCCATACTTCGCCTGAATGCCCCGCAGTTTTTGCGCGGCGAAGCCAAGCGCCTCCTCCCATGACACTTCACGCCATGGCTCGGAGATGTCATCGCGGATCATCGGGTTCAAAATGCGGTCTTTATGGGTGGCATAGCCATAGGCAAAGCGCCCCTTCACGCAAGAATGCCCGCGATTGGCCTTGCCATGTTTATAGGGCACCATCCGCACCAATTGATCGCCATTCAATTCTGCTTTGAACGAACAGCCCACACCGCAATAGGCGCATGTGGTCACGACCGAGCGTTGCGGCGTGCCCAATTCGATGACAGATTTTTCCTGCAAGGTTGCCGTTGGACAGGCCTGCACGCAAGCACCGCATGACACGCAATCCGAACTGAGGAAATCATCCAACGGGCCGCCCGCAGATACACGGCTGTCAAACCCGCGCCCTTCGATGGTCAGGGCAAACGTGCCTTGCACTTCCTCGCAGGCCCGAACACAGCGGTTGCAAACGATACATTTGGAGGGGTCATAGGTGAAATAAGGATTGCTTTCATCCTTGGGTAAATATTCGGGGTTGAGATCCCCATTGGTGTCACGCGCGGTGAAATGGTTGGCGATAGTCGCCCCTTCGGTCGCACTATAGCGCACATCGCGCAATCCAACCGCGCCCGCCATGTCCTGCAATTCGCAATCGCCATTGGCGGCACATGTCAAACAATCAAGCGGGTGATCGCTGATATACAATTCCATCACCCCGCGGCGCAGTTTGTGCAGCTTGGCGTTTTGGGTATGAACCACCATACCTTCGGCCACGGGTGTCGTGCAGGAGGCGGGCGTGCCGCGCCGCCCCTCAATTTCGACAACGCATAAACGGCAAGAGCCAAAGGCCTCAAGGCTGTCTGTGGCGCAGAGCTTGGGGATCGACAACCCCGCCTCGGCTGCGGCGCGCATAACGCTTGTGCCCTCTGGCACAGTAACCGCCACACCATCAATCGTCAGACTGACAGGCGCGCCCGTCTTAGCGGGCGTTCCCATGTCGCGGTCATCCCAAGGAATGATAAAATCTTTCATGGATCAAAACCCTCCTATTCCGCGGCCTGATTGGCGGGGGTGGCCCCAAATTCATCTGGAAAATTCTGAAGCGCCGACATGACCGGGTAAGGCGTGAACCCGCCAAGCGCGCAGAGCGAGCCGTCTTTCATCGTCTCGCATAGATCGGTCAACAAGGGGATTGCGGTCGCATCCCCCGCGGCAATGCGCTCGATGGTTTCCACCCCGCGTCTTGCCCCAATGCGGCAGGGCGTGCATTTCCCGCAAGATTCCACCGCGCAGAATTCCATCGCAAACCGCGCCATCTGAACCATGTCGGCGCTGTCGTCAAAGACGACCACGCCCGCATGCCCGATTAGCCCACCTTGCCCATCAAATTCCTCATAGGCAAAAGGCGTGTCGAATTTGGACGGGGGCATATAGGCACCCAAGGGGCCGCCCACCTGAACCGCTTTGACGGGCCGCCCCGTAGCGGTGCCGCCTGCAATCTCGTTGACCAATTCGCCCAAAGGCATCCCAAAGGCGGTTTCAAACAACCCGCCACGGGCAACGTTGCCTGCAATCTGGATTGGCATCGTCCCTTTAGATCGACCAAGGCCGAAACTGGCATAATGCGCCGCACCTTTTTCGAAAATCACGGGGATCGTTGCCAAGGACAGGACGTTATTCACAACGGTTGGCCGCCCTAGAAAACCCTCTAAGGCGGGCAGCGGCGGCTTGGCGCGCACAACACCGCGTTTGCCCTCAAGGCTATTCAAAAGCGATGTCTCTTCGCCGCAAACATAGGCCCCTGCCCCCACACGGATCTCAAGATCAAAGGCTTTGCCTGATCCCAACACATCGTCACCCAAAACGCCTTCGGCACGGGCGATGGTGACCGCCTGTTCCATCACTTCAATCGCATCGGGATATTCGGAACGGATATATACAAACCCGCGCGTGGCCCCTGTGGCCAGACCTGCAATCGCCATGCCTTCAATCAAGCAGAAAGGATCCCCTTCCATGATCATCCGATCCGCGAAGGTTCCGCTATCCCCCTCGTCTGCGTTGCAAACGATGTATTTCTGAGGGCCTGCCGCCTCTGAGACAGTTTTCCACTTGATCCCAGTCGGGAAGCCTGCACCACCACGCCCGCGCAATCCAGAGGCGATCACCTCTGCGACAATGTCAGCGGCACACATGGCAGAGGCACGAGACAGTCCCACAAGGCCACCGTGAGCGCGGTAATCCGACAAGCTGAGCGGATCAATCAAACCGCAGCGCGCAAAAGTCAGACGGTTTTGCTTGGCAAAAAACGGAATATCTTCGACAGGGCCGAGCGTCTCGATCTTGCCTGCCAGAAGATCCTCGACTTGATCCGCGGCAATCGGGCCGTAAGCCAAACGGGTGCCATTTTCTTCGATCTCGACCAGAGGTTCTAGCCAGATCATCCCGCGACTTCCGTTGCGGATGATCTGCGCCTCTTCCCCACGCGCCATAAGCGCATCGGCCAAAGCAGCCGCAACCTCATCAGACCCAAGCGCCTTGGCGGCGGCATCGCGGGGGATGTAAATCTTTTTCATAGGCCCGCCTCCGACAAGGTTTTGCTGATTTTTTCTTCGGTGGCGCGACCGATCAATTTGCCATCCAGCATAGCCGCAGGCGCACAGGCGCATAGGCCCAGACAATAGACAGGCTCAACCACCAATTTCCCATCGGCGCGCGCCTGCCCCCAATCCAGTCCAAGCATCGCCAGAATGCGATCAGACAGCGCCTTGCCGCCAACAGCCTGACAGGCCTCAGCGCGGCAGATTTTCAAGCTGTGCCGCGCGGACGGCGCTGTGCGAAAATCATGATAAAAGCTGATCACCCCGTGCAATTCCGCGCCTGTGATGTTGAGCGCATCGCAAATGATCGGGCGGGCCGCTTCAGGAATATACCCAAATTCCTCTTGTAAGGCATGCAGCATGGGCAGCAGAGGCCCCTCCATCCCCATATGGCGCATCACAATCGCCGTGATGTCTTGATCATTCGCATCAGCATGGTCGCGGGGCATGGCCGTCATCCTTTGGTCGTGAGGATCGCGCACATCCACGCTTAAGCGCGCGCGCGATGCCCGACCAATGCCCGAGGTATAATTCCGATTCAATATCAGTATTTCGTCAAACGATAGGCAAAATCTATCAATTAGCCTCGCCCGCCATCTCGCGCGCAACGCGTAAAAGGCTTCGGAAAACGGGGGTATAAGGCTCTTGATGGGGGGCGATCAAACCCACCTCAGGGCGCAGCGCCCCATCTTCCAACGGGATCACCCGCAGATCATGGCCAATGGCAAGGAACTGCGCCATGGGTTGCGGCAAAACTGTCAGCGCACCTGCCTCGATCACATGGCTCACCAGAACAATGGTCGAATTGCTTTCGACAACCGATTTTGGCTCGAGACCATGCGCCGCGAAATTGCGGTTCAAGATCCGCCGATTTTGCATATCAGGGGTCAGGAGGCTCAGGCTCATCCCCTCGAGCGCGGCCCATGCCACTCGGGTCTGTGCCGCAAAAGGGTGATCTGATCGGCACAGAACCGCGTAATTTTCACGATAGAGCCCCGTGCTCACCATGCGTCCCAAAGGCTCATTGTCCAAATAGGTCACACCCGCATCTGCATCGAGATTTTCCAACAGCTTGAGGATTTCGGCGGACGAACGGGACAGAATAGAAAAACTGACATTGGGATGCGCGCGCGAAAAGCGGCTGACCAGACGCGCGGCTTCGGTCAATGCGGTCGGGATCACCGCAAGGCGCAAATGGCCCGATAACCCCTCGCGGCTATAACGCATTTCTTCACGCAATTGGCGGCTATCGCCCACGATACGCCGCGCCCACTCCAATGCGCGTTGCCCCTCAGGGGTCAGACCGCCAAAGCGTGACCCGCGCTGCACCAGCTTCACCCCAAGCTGGTCTTCCAGTTGCTTGATCCCTGAGGACAGGCTTGGCTGAGTAACCCCCAACAATTCAGCCGCACGGCCAAAGTGTTGGGTTTTGGCCAAAGCAAGCAGCATTTCCAATTTTTGGATCATAGGCACGTCCTATCAATTTCCACAAATTCTATCGCAATATCAGATCAAAAAAAAGGCCGCATCGGCATATCCAATGCGGCCTTAATGATGTGATCTTGCGCCAATCAGCTTGGGCTGAGGCCCCTCAGGCGCTCTGATCTGCGGCGCAAAAGTTCGACTGTGGTCAAAAGCAGGATAGAGATGGTCACAAGGATCGTGGCCGCCGCCAAAATCGTTGGCGAGATTTGTTCGCGGAGGCCCGTGAACATCTGCCAAGGCAGGGTCTGCTGCTGCGCTGAACCAACAAACAGCACCACGACAACCTCGTCAAACGAGGTGATAAAGGCGAACAGACCGCCTGAGATAACACCCGGCAAAATCAGCGGCATCTGCACACGGAAGAAGGTGGTCACAGGGTTGGCGCCCATATTCGCCGCCGCCCGCGTCAGCGACCGATCGAAGCCAACAAGCGTGGCGGTCACTGTGATGATCACAAAGGGCACGCCCAAAACGGCATGCGCCAAGATCACTTTCACATATCCCACGAAGGACTTGTTCAGACCCAAGGTCAGTTCCAACCAATTACCAAGAGGGGCGTAGAAAAAGAACATCCCTGTCGCTGAGATGATCAAAGGCACGATCATGGGCGAGATCAAAACCGCCATGATGGTTTGACGCCCAGGCACATGTGATTGCGACAAACCGATGGCCGCCAATGTGCCAAGACTAACCGAGATAACAGTCGCAATCGGCGCAATGATCAGCGAGTTTTTCAGCGGCTGCATCCACTCATCCGTGGTCAGGAAATCGCGGTAATGCTTCAGCGAATACCCCTCGGGGTCAAAGGCCAGCATTTCGGGCGTGAAGGTAAAGAAATCCTGCGCGTTAAACGACAGCCACATCACGGGGAAAAGCGGGGCGATCAGAAAGAAGAAGATCAGCCCACAGATAAACAGGAAACTGTTATGCCAAAGGGTCTGCCCGCCTGTGTAATAAATCGGCACGCCTTTGCGATAATCGCCTGTGTCGATCCAGAAGACGAACCATGACAGAACCGCGCCCACAAGGCCTGCTGCGATCCCGCCTCCCAAATTGGTGGCGAAAAGACCCGCGGCAAAGAAGATCGCAATCACACCAAGGCGCGCCATCATCCGCTTTTCAGCCATAGGGTGCAGCAAGGCTGCCAATACGGCCCCAATGACAGCGCCCGCAACAATTCCCATGAGCGGATTTCCAAAGGATGTGCCTGCGATATAGCCAAAGGCCGCTGACACAGCCGCAGTCAGGGGTGCCGTGAACCCCCAAAGGGAGGGGCGCTTGAGCGTAAGTTTCAGCGATTGAGCCATAATCTCAGCCCCCCAATTTCACGTTATCAATGCCGACAATGCGGTCATAAAGCCAATACAGCGCCAAGACCAAGGCCAGAAGGATCGACCCCAAAGCCGCCGCCAAGCCCCAGTTGAGCGAGGATGAAATATGATAGGCAATGCGGTTTGAGATAAAGACACCATCTGTGCCACCCACGATTTCAGGCGTGATGTAATAGCCAATCGCCAAGATGAACACGAGGATCGACCCCGCCCCAATCCCTGGAACAGATTGTGGGAAATAGACCCGCCAGAACGCTGTCCAATTGGTCGCGCCAAGACTTTTGGCCGCGCGAAGATAAGACGACGGAATGGTTTTCATCACCGAATAAAGCGGCAAAATCATAAAGGGCAGCAAAATATGCGTCATCGCAATGATCGTGCCTGTCGAGTTATTCATCAAAATCAGGCGGTTTGCATCATCGACAAATCCAAGCCAGACAAGGATTTCATTGATCACGCCTTGCTGTTGCAGCAGCACTTTCCACGCACTGGTGCGCACCAAGAGCGATGTCCAGAACGGCAGAAGAACAAGGATCATCAATACATTGGCGCTGCGCACGGGCAGGTTGGCCAAAAGCCACGCCACGGGATAGCCCAAAAGGATACAGGAACCCGTGATGATCAAGGACATGATCATCGTACGAATGAACAGTTTGATATAAAGCTGCTGGCTTTCAGGGCGGGCATTCACACCCTCAAGCCCCTTTTCCATATCAATCGCGTTGAGGAAATAGCCTGTGGTGTAATCAGGGCTGTAAATCTTGATCGTTTGCCAGTTTTCCGTATCGCCCCATCCATCATTTTCTTCGATGAATGCGGCGCGGAAATCAATTTGCGGCAAGCTTGGCAGGGCTGCAATCGCATTGGCCAATGGGCCTGCGCCCGCCCCTGTGTATGAGGCCAGCGCGGACACTGTATCAGCGCGCGCCAGATCAAGCGCCAAGGCCGCATATACTGCCTCCCATGGGTCTTCTTCGGAAACCACATCCTCATCCGCAATGGCGGTATAGATGGCCCAGTCACTATAGGCGGCGGCGGTTTGGGGCAGAAGTGCTGCCATCTCACCCGATAGGGTAAACTCAATATCGCCTGCAAACCCCTCGCCCACCATATTCGCCCAGAGGGCCCGGCGGGCTTCGATCACATCTTCGCCGCCTGTGCCAGACAGCATCTCATACCATGTGATCCCATCCTTGAAGGCAGGATCTGCATCTTCAAGCCAATCTTGAAAAACCTCGCCAATATCATCAACGCCCCGCCCTGTGGTGCGGAACATCGAGGATAGGCCCGTGCGTTCATAATTTAGGCGCGAGCCAAGTTTGGTATGTTCCTTGGCCTCGGCAGCGCGGAAAATGTCGAAAAATAAGGCTTGGAACACGGTCTCATCTGGCAAGGTGCCGTCTTGGCCGTCCCAAGAGTCAAGCGCTTCAACCGTTTCGGGAAGCGTGCCAGATACAATTTGGTTTTCTACCGATCGAAACAACATCGAGCCGATCGGGACAACAAATGTCAAAACAACAAAGGCCAAAAGGGGCGCAATCAATATCAGCGCACGCAGCTTTTGACGTCTGAGGGCACGGGCGAGGCTCGTCTTGAGGGGGGTTCCATCCGCCGCCAGCATCGGGCCTGAATTGGTGGTGTCGCTCATCCTGTCCCCGTCAGTCGTTTCTATCTTCAATCGTCATGAATTTGGTCGGGCCGTGTCGCGGTTTCACGCGCGTTAGGTCTGACTAGACCCTTGCCCTCATGGGGCTACCCGATGGTTGAGAGGGGGCCGCGTTTGATCGCGGCCCCGCCCCAAATTCAGCTCAGATTACTGAGCCAGCCATG from Rhodobacterales bacterium HKCCA1288 harbors:
- a CDS encoding formate dehydrogenase subunit delta; amino-acid sequence: MASDKLITMANQIATFFESQKGDDLAERVAAHLNDFWGPEMRADFAHLVSDPSQAGRLHPLARDAVALLRLPQDV
- the fdhD gene encoding formate dehydrogenase accessory sulfurtransferase FdhD, coding for MAAAPLARAVVKATRDGLTSEDRALAEECPVAMVFDGGTQAVMMATPRDLEDFARGFAKTEGFIASDADIREIEIVRHEAGEGIEARLWFDAAQSQALQARRRSMMGPVGCGLCGIDSLAQAMRDIAPLPHDIAPLPLTPLLGAAEALRGHQPLHDETHAVHAAGFFQPSQGIVLAREDVGRHNALDKLIGAMGAAHIDPTAGAIVITSRVSVEMVQKTVIAGAPVLIAVSAPTALALDVADQAGLCVAALARKGQFEIFTHPERIEQG
- the fdhF gene encoding formate dehydrogenase subunit alpha translates to MKDFIIPWDDRDMGTPAKTGAPVSLTIDGVAVTVPEGTSVMRAAAEAGLSIPKLCATDSLEAFGSCRLCVVEIEGRRGTPASCTTPVAEGMVVHTQNAKLHKLRRGVMELYISDHPLDCLTCAANGDCELQDMAGAVGLRDVRYSATEGATIANHFTARDTNGDLNPEYLPKDESNPYFTYDPSKCIVCNRCVRACEEVQGTFALTIEGRGFDSRVSAGGPLDDFLSSDCVSCGACVQACPTATLQEKSVIELGTPQRSVVTTCAYCGVGCSFKAELNGDQLVRMVPYKHGKANRGHSCVKGRFAYGYATHKDRILNPMIRDDISEPWREVSWEEALGFAAQKLRGIQAKYGQKSIGVITSSRCTNEETFLVQKLARAVFGNNNTDTCARVCHSPTGYGLGQTFGTSAGTQDFDSVAHADVVVVIGANPTDGHPVFASRLKKRLRQGAKLIVIDPRRIDLVKSAHIKAAHHLPLKPGTNVAVVTAMAHVIVTEGLANEAYIRERCDWDEFEDYAEFISDPRHSPEAVEALTGVPAAELSAAARLYATGGNGAIYYGLGVTEHSQGSTTVMGIANLAMLTGNVGREGVGVNPLRGQNNVQGSCDMGSFPHELPGYRHVKNADVRAIFEQAWGVEIDPEPGLRIPNMLDAAVAGKFKGLYCQGEDILQSDPDTKHVAAGLAAMDCVIVHDLFLNETANYAHVFLPGSTFLEKDGTFTNAERRINRVREVMAPKAGMADWEVTQALANAMGAGWNYTHPSQIMEEIAATTPSFAGVDYAVLEEKGSVQWPCNEANPEGTPLMHVDGFVRGKGRFILTEYVATDERTGPRFPLLLTTGRILSQYNVGAQTRRTENTVWHEEDVLEIHPHDAETRGIKEGDYVKLASRSGETSLRAKITDRVSPGVVYTTFHHPQTQANVITTDFSDWATNCPEYKVTAVQVSQSNGPTEWQESYEAQAKAARRILPAAE
- a CDS encoding NADH-quinone oxidoreductase subunit NuoF, producing MKKIYIPRDAAAKALGSDEVAAALADALMARGEEAQIIRNGSRGMIWLEPLVEIEENGTRLAYGPIAADQVEDLLAGKIETLGPVEDIPFFAKQNRLTFARCGLIDPLSLSDYRAHGGLVGLSRASAMCAADIVAEVIASGLRGRGGAGFPTGIKWKTVSEAAGPQKYIVCNADEGDSGTFADRMIMEGDPFCLIEGMAIAGLATGATRGFVYIRSEYPDAIEVMEQAVTIARAEGVLGDDVLGSGKAFDLEIRVGAGAYVCGEETSLLNSLEGKRGVVRAKPPLPALEGFLGRPTVVNNVLSLATIPVIFEKGAAHYASFGLGRSKGTMPIQIAGNVARGGLFETAFGMPLGELVNEIAGGTATGRPVKAVQVGGPLGAYMPPSKFDTPFAYEEFDGQGGLIGHAGVVVFDDSADMVQMARFAMEFCAVESCGKCTPCRIGARRGVETIERIAAGDATAIPLLTDLCETMKDGSLCALGGFTPYPVMSALQNFPDEFGATPANQAAE
- a CDS encoding formate dehydrogenase subunit gamma; this translates as MPRDHADANDQDITAIVMRHMGMEGPLLPMLHALQEEFGYIPEAARPIICDALNITGAELHGVISFYHDFRTAPSARHSLKICRAEACQAVGGKALSDRILAMLGLDWGQARADGKLVVEPVYCLGLCACAPAAMLDGKLIGRATEEKISKTLSEAGL
- a CDS encoding LysR family transcriptional regulator, whose protein sequence is MIQKLEMLLALAKTQHFGRAAELLGVTQPSLSSGIKQLEDQLGVKLVQRGSRFGGLTPEGQRALEWARRIVGDSRQLREEMRYSREGLSGHLRLAVIPTALTEAARLVSRFSRAHPNVSFSILSRSSAEILKLLENLDADAGVTYLDNEPLGRMVSTGLYRENYAVLCRSDHPFAAQTRVAWAALEGMSLSLLTPDMQNRRILNRNFAAHGLEPKSVVESNSTIVLVSHVIEAGALTVLPQPMAQFLAIGHDLRVIPLEDGALRPEVGLIAPHQEPYTPVFRSLLRVAREMAGEAN
- a CDS encoding ABC transporter permease, encoding MAQSLKLTLKRPSLWGFTAPLTAAVSAAFGYIAGTSFGNPLMGIVAGAVIGAVLAALLHPMAEKRMMARLGVIAIFFAAGLFATNLGGGIAAGLVGAVLSWFVFWIDTGDYRKGVPIYYTGGQTLWHNSFLFICGLIFFFLIAPLFPVMWLSFNAQDFFTFTPEMLAFDPEGYSLKHYRDFLTTDEWMQPLKNSLIIAPIATVISVSLGTLAAIGLSQSHVPGRQTIMAVLISPMIVPLIISATGMFFFYAPLGNWLELTLGLNKSFVGYVKVILAHAVLGVPFVIITVTATLVGFDRSLTRAAANMGANPVTTFFRVQMPLILPGVISGGLFAFITSFDEVVVVLFVGSAQQQTLPWQMFTGLREQISPTILAAATILVTISILLLTTVELLRRRSERLRGLSPS
- a CDS encoding ABC transporter permease; amino-acid sequence: MSDTTNSGPMLAADGTPLKTSLARALRRQKLRALILIAPLLAFVVLTFVVPIGSMLFRSVENQIVSGTLPETVEALDSWDGQDGTLPDETVFQALFFDIFRAAEAKEHTKLGSRLNYERTGLSSMFRTTGRGVDDIGEVFQDWLEDADPAFKDGITWYEMLSGTGGEDVIEARRALWANMVGEGFAGDIEFTLSGEMAALLPQTAAAYSDWAIYTAIADEDVVSEEDPWEAVYAALALDLARADTVSALASYTGAGAGPLANAIAALPSLPQIDFRAAFIEENDGWGDTENWQTIKIYSPDYTTGYFLNAIDMEKGLEGVNARPESQQLYIKLFIRTMIMSLIITGSCILLGYPVAWLLANLPVRSANVLMILVLLPFWTSLLVRTSAWKVLLQQQGVINEILVWLGFVDDANRLILMNNSTGTIIAMTHILLPFMILPLYSVMKTIPSSYLRAAKSLGATNWTAFWRVYFPQSVPGIGAGSILVFILAIGYYITPEIVGGTDGVFISNRIAYHISSSLNWGLAAALGSILLALVLALYWLYDRIVGIDNVKLGG